Proteins co-encoded in one Ignavibacteria bacterium genomic window:
- the sucB gene encoding 2-oxoglutarate dehydrogenase, E2 component, dihydrolipoamide succinyltransferase, with protein MKIDIVMPKMGESVTEGTIIKWYKKPGDSVKRDEIIFEISTDKVDTEIPSPEEGILTEVLVQEQETVDVGVVVARLSTASENAESATPEATDVSEVVKETGNQAQSAPEPVETHTPLVSSDLVDIPMPKMGESVMEGTIIKWYKKVGESVKKDETFFEISTDKVDTEVTSPSDGVVMEILVQEQETVDVGTVVARISGSGSAATKPVAPASTAVKVEQTPVETVSMHDMIGKAAMTETVQPVEEASSDKFFSPLVLSIARKEGVSVSELESIKGSGIGGRVTKNDVFSYLSNRSATPKATPSVAVPQPVHSQQTPVYTPAPQPAYNFNAGEQEIVPMDNIRRKIMQHMVMSRDTSVHVTELAEVDMSKIYKFIQSNKDATAQKHGVKLTYMPFIAHSVIRALREYPLVNSSIDGNNIVQKRFVNLGIAVAVQPNGLIVPNIKNAHEKNIIGLASSINDIALRARNKKLSPDDITNGTFTITNYGVFGTLFGTPIINQPEVAILGVGAVVKRPVVVEVDGMDTIAIKPMMYLTLAHDHRLVDGMLGGLFLKSVKDYLENFNENMIY; from the coding sequence ATGAAAATTGACATTGTAATGCCTAAAATGGGTGAGAGTGTTACCGAGGGAACCATCATAAAATGGTATAAAAAACCGGGTGACAGTGTAAAACGGGATGAGATAATTTTTGAAATAAGCACCGACAAAGTGGACACTGAAATACCTTCCCCTGAAGAAGGAATCCTGACAGAAGTGCTTGTTCAGGAGCAGGAAACTGTTGATGTAGGGGTTGTTGTTGCCCGGTTATCCACCGCCTCTGAAAATGCAGAATCAGCAACACCGGAAGCCACTGATGTCTCAGAAGTTGTAAAAGAGACCGGAAATCAGGCTCAATCTGCCCCGGAACCGGTTGAAACACATACACCTTTAGTTTCTTCTGACCTTGTCGATATCCCGATGCCCAAAATGGGTGAATCGGTCATGGAAGGTACCATAATAAAATGGTACAAAAAGGTCGGGGAGTCAGTCAAGAAAGATGAAACATTTTTTGAAATAAGTACCGACAAAGTTGATACCGAAGTAACTTCACCTTCAGATGGTGTGGTTATGGAAATTCTGGTGCAGGAACAGGAAACCGTTGATGTAGGCACTGTCGTTGCCAGAATCTCCGGATCCGGAAGTGCAGCGACTAAACCCGTTGCACCTGCAAGCACGGCTGTGAAAGTTGAACAAACACCTGTCGAAACCGTATCAATGCACGATATGATAGGGAAGGCAGCAATGACTGAAACCGTTCAGCCGGTTGAAGAGGCGAGCAGTGATAAGTTCTTTTCTCCTCTTGTTTTGAGCATTGCCAGAAAAGAGGGAGTATCGGTATCCGAACTCGAATCAATCAAAGGAAGCGGCATCGGTGGCAGAGTAACAAAGAATGATGTTTTTTCTTATTTGTCAAATCGCTCAGCGACTCCAAAAGCAACCCCTTCCGTGGCAGTTCCACAACCGGTTCATTCACAGCAGACTCCTGTTTATACACCGGCTCCTCAACCGGCGTATAATTTCAATGCCGGTGAGCAGGAAATTGTTCCTATGGACAACATTCGCAGAAAAATCATGCAGCATATGGTGATGAGCAGAGACACCTCTGTGCATGTGACTGAGCTTGCTGAAGTGGATATGAGCAAAATCTATAAGTTCATCCAGTCAAACAAGGACGCAACTGCCCAGAAACATGGGGTCAAACTAACCTACATGCCTTTTATTGCTCATTCTGTGATAAGAGCTTTGAGAGAGTATCCACTCGTAAATTCAAGCATTGATGGCAATAATATCGTCCAGAAGAGATTCGTAAATCTGGGTATTGCTGTTGCAGTTCAACCCAACGGTCTCATTGTTCCGAATATCAAAAATGCTCACGAAAAAAACATTATCGGACTTGCAAGCTCGATAAATGACATTGCTCTGCGGGCGCGAAATAAAAAACTCTCTCCTGATGATATAACAAACGGAACTTTCACCATAACAAATTACGGAGTATTCGGAACACTTTTCGGAACTCCGATAATAAACCAGCCTGAAGTTGCGATACTTGGGGTCGGAGCGGTCGTAAAGAGACCCGTCGTTGTCGAAGTCGATGGCATGGACACAATCGCTATTAAGCCGATGATGTATCTTACCCTGGCACACGATCACCGTCTTGTGGATGGTATGCTCGGTGGTTTGTTCCTGAAATCGGTTAAGGATTATCTCGAAAACTTTAACGAAAACATGATTTATTAA
- the lipA gene encoding lipoyl synthase, translating into MNKHQRDFAEKVQDAKSTLGRRPEWLKVKLPTGKNYVDVKNLMRNNKLNTVCEEAKCPNLAECWNHRTATFMILGDTCTRSCGFCNIKVGMPNELDLDEPRRVAEAVNNLQLRHVVITSVNRDELIDGGAGIFAETIRIIRETTPECTIEILIPDFKGYEPAFEIIMKNPPDILNHNLETVPSLYHAVRPQAKYQRSLDLIKWFHDRGLKTKSGIMVGIGETKEQVVELMRDLVNHNCDILTIGQYLQPTTNHLPVNRFVTPDEFDFYKEEGLKMGFKIVESAPLVRSSYHADKQARMVTLVN; encoded by the coding sequence ATAAACAAGCATCAAAGAGATTTTGCGGAAAAAGTTCAAGATGCCAAATCCACACTTGGCAGAAGACCAGAATGGCTGAAAGTTAAACTGCCAACAGGGAAGAATTATGTTGATGTAAAAAACCTGATGAGAAACAATAAACTCAACACGGTATGTGAAGAGGCGAAATGCCCCAACCTCGCAGAATGCTGGAATCACAGGACCGCAACTTTTATGATTCTCGGTGATACATGTACCAGAAGTTGTGGATTCTGCAATATTAAAGTCGGGATGCCCAATGAACTTGATTTGGATGAACCCAGAAGAGTGGCAGAAGCAGTAAACAATTTGCAATTAAGGCATGTTGTGATTACCTCTGTAAACAGGGATGAACTGATCGATGGCGGTGCGGGTATTTTTGCAGAAACAATTCGAATTATCAGAGAAACCACTCCTGAATGCACAATCGAAATTTTGATTCCCGACTTCAAAGGCTACGAACCTGCCTTTGAAATAATTATGAAAAATCCTCCCGATATATTAAATCATAACCTCGAAACTGTCCCTTCACTTTACCATGCTGTTAGACCTCAGGCTAAATATCAAAGAAGTCTTGATCTTATCAAGTGGTTTCATGATCGAGGATTGAAGACTAAAAGCGGTATCATGGTTGGAATTGGAGAGACCAAAGAACAGGTGGTGGAACTGATGCGTGACCTCGTGAATCACAACTGCGATATTTTGACTATAGGTCAGTACTTGCAGCCAACAACGAATCATCTTCCGGTAAATCGCTTTGTCACACCCGATGAATTCGATTTTTACAAAGAAGAAGGTCTTAAAATGGGCTTCAAAATTGTGGAATCGGCCCCACTTGTTAGAAGCTCCTATCATGCTGACAAGCAGGCAAGAATGGTTACTCTGGTTAATTAA